The following proteins are co-located in the Pedobacter sp. FW305-3-2-15-E-R2A2 genome:
- a CDS encoding TlpA disulfide reductase family protein codes for MKKIFMLITILFSVSSAYSQQGEPPYKASLDSLKIFIDPLKKEEILTRLMKTHQHDSFDQYIATLVDNFVMAKNSEKALFHFNQIAQTARIMYVGSVATGIMAYDLKAAETLIDQELANPTNVQEDRLFLLNLYSQVMDKKGDHNQAFAAIKECYEQAPRKSAGLTAQYYYLMSKTGRYQEAFPELEKAASAGLVDDNFKEELKNAYSKINPGKDADAYLTTLTHQFEEKYKAELTAKMIAEQAPNFKVKDLNGKEVSLSDFKGKTIVLDFWATWCGPCKKSLPGMQLMVNKYKNDPNVKFLFIHTWETVPDPKSDAVNYLLTHNLDLPLYMDVRNPETKKNPAVSSFGVDGIPAKFVIDGNGKIRFKTSGFAWPNEAAVKELSAMIELSR; via the coding sequence CTATCCTATTTTCAGTATCATCAGCATACAGCCAGCAGGGCGAACCGCCCTATAAAGCAAGTCTTGATTCTTTGAAGATCTTCATCGATCCTTTAAAAAAGGAAGAAATTCTTACACGCCTGATGAAAACCCATCAGCATGACAGTTTTGACCAGTACATCGCTACACTGGTAGATAATTTTGTGATGGCAAAAAACTCGGAAAAGGCTTTATTCCATTTTAATCAGATTGCACAAACCGCACGCATCATGTATGTTGGATCGGTTGCGACGGGAATTATGGCTTACGATCTGAAAGCCGCAGAAACATTGATTGATCAAGAATTGGCAAATCCGACGAATGTTCAGGAAGACCGGCTGTTCCTGTTAAATCTGTACAGTCAGGTGATGGATAAGAAAGGTGACCATAACCAGGCTTTTGCTGCTATAAAGGAGTGCTATGAGCAGGCACCAAGAAAAAGTGCAGGATTGACCGCACAATATTATTATTTGATGAGTAAAACAGGCAGATACCAGGAGGCATTTCCAGAGCTGGAAAAAGCAGCATCGGCAGGTTTAGTTGATGATAATTTTAAGGAAGAACTGAAAAATGCCTATTCAAAAATAAATCCGGGAAAAGATGCAGACGCTTACCTAACCACTTTAACACATCAGTTTGAAGAAAAGTATAAGGCGGAATTAACAGCTAAGATGATCGCCGAGCAGGCGCCAAATTTTAAAGTTAAAGACCTTAACGGTAAAGAAGTGTCATTGTCAGATTTTAAGGGTAAAACGATTGTTCTGGACTTTTGGGCCACCTGGTGCGGGCCTTGTAAAAAATCTCTTCCGGGGATGCAACTGATGGTCAACAAATACAAGAATGACCCGAATGTAAAGTTTCTGTTTATTCACACCTGGGAAACTGTTCCAGACCCTAAATCGGATGCGGTGAACTACCTATTAACGCATAACCTGGATCTGCCCTTATATATGGATGTTAGAAATCCGGAGACAAAAAAGAATCCTGCGGTATCTTCATTTGGTGTAGATGGAATCCCTGCAAAATTTGTAATTGACGGGAACGGGAAAATACGTTTTAAAACAAGTGGATTTGCCTGGCCAAATGAGGCTGCAGTGAAGGAGCTTTCTGCCATGATAGAGTTGTCCCGCTAA